The Syntrophaceae bacterium genomic sequence CGACGCCGTGGCGCCGTACGGGCTGATGTACCCTCCCGACCCGGGGACGGTGACGACGGCGACCATGGGGGGATCCGTCGCGGAATGCGCGGGAGGACTGCGCGGGCTGAAATACGGTGTGACCAAACATTATATCCTGGGGATGGAGGTCGTCCTGGCCTCGGGAGAAATCTTCAAGTTCGGCGGGAAGACGGTGAAAAACGTCACCGCCTACGATTTCGCCTCCCTCTTTGTAGGCTCCGAAGGCACCCTGGGGATCATCACCCAAATCACCGTCAAGCTCGTCCCGCCTCCCAAATGCCGGAAGGCCATGCTGGCGACGTTTCAGCGGCTCGAAGACGCCGGAAACACGGTGACGGGCATCATCAAGGCCCACATCATCCCCGCCACGCTGGAAATCATGGACCGGGTGACCATTCAGACCGTCGAGAGCTACGCGAAGGTCGGATTGCCGACGGATGCGGAAGCGCTTCTCCTGATCGAGGTCGACGGTGGATCCCAGGACCTGGTGGATGCGGAAGCGGAGGCCGTGCTGAAGGTGATCGGTGAGCACGGAGGGAAGGTCCGGCTCGCCCAGTCGGAGATGGAGAGAGACCGGATCTGGACGGCCCGGAGGGCCGCCCTTCCCGCATTGGCGCAGGTCAGTCCCACGACCATCCTGGAAGACGCCACGGTGCCCAGGAACTGCATTGCCGACATGCTCATTGCCGTTCAGGACATCGCCCGCCGGTATCGCCTCCGGATCGGGACATTCGGGCATGCAGGCGACGGGAATCTTCATCCCACCATTCTGACGGACGTGCGAAACGGGGAGGAAATGGAACGGGTCCACCGGGCCGTGGACGAAATTTTCTCCACGGCCCTCCGGCTCGGCGGAACCCTTTCCGGCGAGCACGGGATCGGGCTGGCCAAGATGAAATACCTCGGGGACGAGCTGAACGGCAGCGGGATCAACCTGATGCGCCGCCTGAAGGATGCCCTGGATCCCGATTCCATCCTGAATCCGGCCAAAATGGTGCCTTTGAAAAGGAATCCCTGAGATGAAGACGGCCCTCTACGACTCCCTGGACGGCGTGGCCGACGCCCTCGCAAAGTGCATGAAATGCGGCAACTGCATGGCCGTCTGTCCCGTGTATCCAGCGGAAAAACGGGAATCTTCCTATGCCCGGGGGAAACTTGCCATCGCCGAGGCGGTCCTCAGGGGCGATCTCCGTCTCGATGACGGGAGCGTCCAGGAGAAGCTCTTCAACTGCCTTGTCTGCACCTCCTGCATGCAGAACTGCCCCTGCGGCGTGGACGTAGGGGGGATTGTGATCGCCCTCCGGGCCGCCCTGGCCAGGGAGAAGGGCCTCCACGCGGTCAAGCGCGTGATTTTCCGGACCCTGAGAAATCAGACTCTCTTCAACCGGCTGATGAAGACCGGGGCCTCTCTGCAGAGACTGGGCCTGCGCAGGATTCCCGGAGACGCCGGGTACGAGCTCCGCTTCAACATCGGGCTTCTGACGAAACGGATCTTTCCCGGCCTGGCCGCCACGCCTTTTCGCGAGCAGGCGCCGGAGCGGATCTCCTTCCATAAACCAGGAGCGACCGCCGCCTTTTTCACCGGGTGCACCTTCAACTACATTTTTCCCGGTGTTGCCTGGGACGTGGTCAAGGTGCTGAACGCCAACGACGTGGAGGTTCTCGTTCCCGGGGGCCAACAGTGCTGCGGCATCGCCCTGCTCGCCCACGGCGACGTGGAAGGGGCAAGGGACCTGGCACGGAAAAACCTCGACGCCATGGAGACCTGCGGAGCCGCTCAGATCGTTACGGCCTGCGGATCCTGCGGCGAGTCCTGGCAGCACGGCTTCCTGAAGATCCTGGCGGACGACCCGGTCTACGGCCCCAAGGCGGCCTTCTGGCAGAGCCGCACCTTCGATATTTCCACCTTTTTGACGGCCGTCGTTCCGTTCCGGCAACCGGAAGGGCGCATGGAGGAGACTGTCACATACCATGATTCGTGCCACATGAAGAAAGTCATGAAGGTCTTCACGGAGCCCCGGATCCTCCTGCAGTCGATTCCCGGCGTCACGCTGAAAGAAATGACCAGGCCGGACGCCTGCTGCGGAAGCGGCGGCTCCTACACGATCACACATCCGGAGACGTCCGCCGGGATCACCGGCCGGAAGATAGAGGATATTCTCAACACGGGTGCCGGCAGGGTCGTCACGGGATGTCCCGGCTGCATGATGCAGCTGTCCGAGGGGCTCGCCCGGGCAAGACGGCCGATGGTCGCCGGTCATTACATATCGCTGCTGGCCCGAGCCTATGGTGAAAATTTCTGAGAGCGGACAGTGGAGAGCGAAATCAGTGCAATAGCGATGCGGAAAAAGGATTCCTGAAGAAGTGCCTCTCCCCCTTCCCGTAATCCATCGGGTCGGGATTTCTTCGATCCGGCGTCGGGCAACCCCTGGCGCCGGATTGTCTTTGTGAGGAACCCCGTTGCAATCGCCGGGCTGACAGGCTATGCATCGGCATGCGAATCTGAACCTTCTGCTGCGGATCGGAAAATGGAACGGCATTCATCGTTATCGTGCAGGGACATAGTGAGAATTCTGATTCTCGCCGCATCTCTGCTGATGGTCTCTGTTTCCCATGCTGGAGAACCGCCTCTCGCAGCCCGGGCGGAGATCGAGCATCTTTTCTCCTATCTGGAGACTTCCGGCTGCGATTTCTACCGGAACGGCTCCCGGTACGACAGCAGGGAGGCGGCGGCGCAAAGCATCAGTATCTCCTCGAAAAAGGCATGGTTTCATCCGCAGAGGAGTTCATTGAGCGGGCCGCTGCGAAAAGCAGTTCCAGCGGGAAGCCTTATCAGGTTCGCTGCGGCGGGGGGAAGATCACGGAGAGCGGCCCGTGGCTCCGGGCGGAGCTCATGAAATACCGAAAATCGCGAAAGTGACCCGGAAGATTTCATATCGTTTGCGATCCCGGTGGCGGCGCCTGTCTATCGGCTGGAGAAAGCATGTTTCTTGACCGGAAAATCGTTGTGGTCATGCCGGCCTACAACGCGGCGAAGACCCTGAAAAAGACTTACGAAGAGGTGATGGCCCAGGGGATCGTGGATCTCGTGATCCTGGTGGATGACGCCAGCCGTGACGAAACGGCGGAAATCGCATCCGCCCTGCCGAAAACGAAGGTCTTCGTCCATGGCGAGAACCGCGGTTACGGGGCGAACCAGAAGACCTGCTACCGTCTGGCGCTGGCGGAGGGGGCGGACATTGTCATCATGGTCCACCCGGATTACCAGTACACGCCGAAGCTCATCCCCGCCATGGCGTCCATGATCGCCGGCGGCCTTTATTCCTGCGTCCTGGGGTCCAGGATCCTGGGAGGATACGCGCTCACGGGCGGCATGCCCCTGTGGAAGTACGCCGCCAACCGTTTTCTGACGCTGGTGGAGAATTTCCTGATTGGAGCCAAGCTGTCCGAATACCACACGGGTTATCGGGCGTTTTCCCGGGAGCTCCTGGAGAGGCTCCCCCTGGAGGAGAATTCGGACGATTTCGTCTTCGACAACCAGATGCTGGCCCAGGTCGTCTGGTTCGGCTACATCGTCGCCGAGGTGAGCTGCCCCACCCGATATTTTGCCGAGGCGTCGTCCATCAACTTCAGCCGCAGCCTGCAGTACGGATTCGGATGTCTCCGCACGGCGGTGCAATTCCGCCTCGCCGCATGGGGCTTTTTGTCCTCGAGACTGTTTCCGGAGAAACCCGGCCGAAACGGAAGATAGGCGGCGTCCGCGCTCCTGACGGCCCGCAGGGCGGGGAGGCGATCGAGCGCAGGCCTGCCGACCGTGCCGGAAGCCGTCGATCCTGACAACCGGAGGTGATTCCATGCCCGTTCCATCTTTGCAGAAATCGTTTTCTTTCAAGAAGATCGACGCCTTTGCCACGGCGACATCGGAGGGGAACCCCGCCGGGGCGGTCTACCTGAATGCGCCGGCCGAGATGACGGCCGATGAAATGCAAAGAATCGCCCGGGAGCTGAAGGGATTCGTTTCCGAAGTCGGGTACGTCTGGAAAATCGACGATGGCGTGTACGGATTGAAGTATTATTCGTCGGAGCGCGAAGTCGCGTTCTGCGGTCATGCGACGATCGGCATTGCATACGATCTGATCGGGAATGACCCAGCTTTGCTTGCTCGGGAAACCATCCGAATCGTCAACAACATGGGGACGCTGACGGTGGAGAACAGGATCGAGGGGGAAAACGCCGTGTTCGTTGCAGCTCCCGAGCCCGTCTATGCGAACACCCGGATCGATGATGGCGGTTTTGCCGAGGCCGCGGGCATCGATCCGGTCGACCTGGATCGTGAAAAGCCGATATCCGTTGTCAATGCGGGCCTTGAGACGCTGATCGTTCCGATCCGGCGGCTGGAGACGGTGCTTGGGATGTCTCCCCGTCTGAAAGAGCTGAAATCCTACTGCGAAGCGCACTCCGTCGACATCGTCACCGTGTACTCCTGTGAGACGGCGGACAAGGCGAATGCCTTCCGGACGAGGGTGTTTGCGCCTACCTTCGGGTATCTCGAAGACCCCGCGACAGGGTCCGGGAATGCGGCCTTCGGCTGCTATCTCCTGAAGAACGGATATTGGGACGGATCGTCCATCCGCCTGGAGCAGAACGGCGATTTCGCCAGGCCGAACATCGTCCGGCTGCTGGCCCGGGACGACGGCGGCGGCATGCGCGTCTGGTTCGGCGGTGGAGCCATCGTTCGGATCCGGGGTGAGTACTTTCTGGAGTAGAGACGAACGGATCGTCAACGCCCGGCCTGGATCGCCCCGGCGGCGTCGCAGGCCTCCTTCAGACCCAGCGAGCAGGCCTTCCGGAAATCCGCGAGGGCCTGGCTTTTCCTTCCCTTCTTTTTGTAGGCGGTTCCCCGGTTCTTGTAGGCATTGGCGTACCCGGGGGTGAGGGCGATGGCGCGGTTGTAGTCGTCGATGGCCTGGTCGAGCCGGCCCTGAACGAACCGGGCGTATCCCCGGTTGTTGAAGGCGAGGTCGTACCTGGGGTTGAGGGCGATGGCGCGGGTGTAGTCATCGATGGCCCGCTCAACCCGGTTCATCCGCCGGTACACGATGCCCCGGGTGTTGTAGGCATCGGCCAACTTGGGGTCCAGGGAGATCGCGCGGTTCAGGTCTTTCAGCGCTTCGTTCAGACGGTTCTTCTTGAGCCAGGCGTCTC encodes the following:
- a CDS encoding FAD-binding protein, whose amino-acid sequence is MVEDSVIAQLKGTVGESNVLKDRADLVTYSYDATPDQPSRMPDVIVLPATTAEVRNIVLIARNSGLAVYPRGAGTNLSGGTIPIQGGIVLSFQRMDRILEVDPENLTATVQAGVVIQALNDAVAPYGLMYPPDPGTVTTATMGGSVAECAGGLRGLKYGVTKHYILGMEVVLASGEIFKFGGKTVKNVTAYDFASLFVGSEGTLGIITQITVKLVPPPKCRKAMLATFQRLEDAGNTVTGIIKAHIIPATLEIMDRVTIQTVESYAKVGLPTDAEALLLIEVDGGSQDLVDAEAEAVLKVIGEHGGKVRLAQSEMERDRIWTARRAALPALAQVSPTTILEDATVPRNCIADMLIAVQDIARRYRLRIGTFGHAGDGNLHPTILTDVRNGEEMERVHRAVDEIFSTALRLGGTLSGEHGIGLAKMKYLGDELNGSGINLMRRLKDALDPDSILNPAKMVPLKRNP
- a CDS encoding (Fe-S)-binding protein; the protein is MKTALYDSLDGVADALAKCMKCGNCMAVCPVYPAEKRESSYARGKLAIAEAVLRGDLRLDDGSVQEKLFNCLVCTSCMQNCPCGVDVGGIVIALRAALAREKGLHAVKRVIFRTLRNQTLFNRLMKTGASLQRLGLRRIPGDAGYELRFNIGLLTKRIFPGLAATPFREQAPERISFHKPGATAAFFTGCTFNYIFPGVAWDVVKVLNANDVEVLVPGGQQCCGIALLAHGDVEGARDLARKNLDAMETCGAAQIVTACGSCGESWQHGFLKILADDPVYGPKAAFWQSRTFDISTFLTAVVPFRQPEGRMEETVTYHDSCHMKKVMKVFTEPRILLQSIPGVTLKEMTRPDACCGSGGSYTITHPETSAGITGRKIEDILNTGAGRVVTGCPGCMMQLSEGLARARRPMVAGHYISLLARAYGENF
- a CDS encoding PhzF family phenazine biosynthesis protein, which codes for MPVPSLQKSFSFKKIDAFATATSEGNPAGAVYLNAPAEMTADEMQRIARELKGFVSEVGYVWKIDDGVYGLKYYSSEREVAFCGHATIGIAYDLIGNDPALLARETIRIVNNMGTLTVENRIEGENAVFVAAPEPVYANTRIDDGGFAEAAGIDPVDLDREKPISVVNAGLETLIVPIRRLETVLGMSPRLKELKSYCEAHSVDIVTVYSCETADKANAFRTRVFAPTFGYLEDPATGSGNAAFGCYLLKNGYWDGSSIRLEQNGDFARPNIVRLLARDDGGGMRVWFGGGAIVRIRGEYFLE
- a CDS encoding glycosyltransferase family 2 protein, which gives rise to MFLDRKIVVVMPAYNAAKTLKKTYEEVMAQGIVDLVILVDDASRDETAEIASALPKTKVFVHGENRGYGANQKTCYRLALAEGADIVIMVHPDYQYTPKLIPAMASMIAGGLYSCVLGSRILGGYALTGGMPLWKYAANRFLTLVENFLIGAKLSEYHTGYRAFSRELLERLPLEENSDDFVFDNQMLAQVVWFGYIVAEVSCPTRYFAEASSINFSRSLQYGFGCLRTAVQFRLAAWGFLSSRLFPEKPGRNGR